AAATCCGGGATCAGGAGGTAGGACACCGCATAGGTCATTCCCAGAGAGACGAAGGACGTCAACCAGACGAGGAAGGATAGCGGCGCCTCAAAGTTCATCTTCTCGGCATGGCCGTAACGAGCCCTCGCGATCATTTCGTTGATGAGATAGGAGAGCCCGCTCGCGATGATCATCATGATGCGCATGACGAAGATCCAGACCAAGAGCTGGACCTGCGTCGCCGCCTGGGGGACGGCCAGCAGAATGAAGGTGATCAAGGCCACGCCCGTCACGCCGTAGGTCTCGAATCCGTCGGCCGTGGGACCGACCGAGTCACCGGCGTTGTCGCCCGTGCAGTCGGCGATGACGCCCGGGTTCCGCGCGTCGTCCTCCTTGATGTTGAAGACGATCTTCATCAGGTCCGACCCGATGTCCGCGATCTTCGTGAAGATGCCACCGGCGATACGGAGCACGGAGGCGCCCAGCGACTCGCCGATGGCGAAACCGATGAAGCAGGGCCCCGCGTAATCCGCCGGAATGAAAAGAAGGATGCAGAGCATCATCACCAATTCCGTGCTGATCAGGAGCATGCCGATGCTCATTCCCGCCCGGAGCGGGATCGAGCACACGGGAAAGGCCTTGCCCGTCAAGCTCGCGAAGGCCGTGCGGGAGTTCGCCAGCGTGTTGATCCGGATGCCGAACCAAGCCACGCCGTAGCTGCCGGCGATGCCGATCAGGCTGAAGAGCAGGATCATGAGCACCTTGTCCGTCGAGAAATGCCGGAGCGTCGAGAAGTAGACCCAGATGATGACGCCGATGAACGCCTCAAGGATCAAAATGAACTTGCCCTGGGTGATGAGGTAGGTCTTGCAGGTCTCGTAGATGAGCTCCGAGATCGCCTTCATCGAGTTGTGAACCGGGAGCTTCTTGACCTGGGCGTAGATGACCAGACCGAAGACCAGCCCCAGGCCGCAAACGATCAATCCCTTCATGAGAAGGCTGTGCCCGTCCATCCCCAGGAACGTCTGAGAGGCGAGATCCGGGAGCACCAGCTGCGCCTCACTGGCCATGGCCGAAAGCGGGGCCAAAACAAGGGAGAGCATGCCTAGACAGAACAGTTTCACTCGGCTCATCTCGGACTCCTTTTGTATGAGAATTCCTGATATTGAAAAAGACGCGGCTTTATAGTCGGGCGCCGTATCTTTGTCAATTAATTGAGATTTCTATTGAAGGATCGCGAAGTTCCGCTAAAACAACGGCGTGTCGAATGAGCTCATCGTCAACGTCACGCCCACGGAAACCCGGATCGCCCGCCTCGAAGGCGGCCAGATCTCGGAACTGATCGTCGAGCGCCTCCAAGACGCCGGCCTCGTCGGGAATATCTACAAGGGCAAGATCGTCCGGGTCCTGCCCGGCATGCAGGCGGCCTTCGCCGAAATCGGGCTTGAACGCACGGCCTTCCTGTACGTGACCGACATCGCGCCGGAGCTCGCCATCGAGGAGATGATGGCCGGCGAGGAGGAATCCCCTCCCCCCGACCGCCCCCGCTTCGAAAAACGCTCCAACCGCCAGATCCCTCAAATCCAGGACCTGGTCCGCGAGGGCCAGGACGTGGTGGTCCAGATCGCACGGGAGCCGATCGGCACGAAAGGGGCCAGGCTCACCTCGCACATCAGTCTCCCCGGCCGGTTCCTGGTCTACATGCCGACGGTCAATCACATCGGGGTCTCGCGCCGGATCCCGGACGAGGGCGAACGCACGCGCCTGAAGAACCTGATCGAGAAGCTCCGGCCGGAAGTGAACGCCTCGGGCGGATTCATCGCCCGGACGATGGCGGAAGGCGCGACCCTCAAGGACGTCAAGCAGGACATGGAGTACCTGACCAAGCTCTGGCAGGACATCGACGCCAAGAAAAACGACGTCAAGGCGCCCGCCCTGCTCCATCGGGACCTCTCCGTCGTGCACCGGGCCGTCCGCGACCTTTTTACGCCGGACATCGACCGCATCCTCATCGACGACAAGCGGGAGATGGAGAAGGTCAAGAGCTTCATCGAGACCTTCCTGCCGCGGGCGGGTAACTTCATCCAGTATTACGACGGACCGGAACCCATTTTCGACGCCTGCGGCATCGAGGTGGAGATCAGCCGCGCCCTCGGCAAGAAGGTCTGGCTCAAGTCCGGCGGATACATCATCGTCGAGGAGACCGAGGCCCTGATCGCCATCGACGTCAACACCGGCAAGTTCGTCGGCAAGCGGAACCTCGAGGACACCATCCTCAAGACCAACCTGGAGGCGGTCAAGGAGATCGCCTATCAGCTCCGGCTCCGGGACCTGGGCGGCATCATCATCCTCGACTTCATCGACATGGAGCGTCCCGCCAACCGGGAAAAGGTCTATCAGGCCTTGAAGGACGCCCTGAAATCCGACCGTTCCAAGACCACGATCACGAAGATCACGGACCTGGGACTGGTCGAGATGACCCGGAAGCGCACGCGCGAGAGCCTCTCGCGCCTCCTCTGCGAGACGTGCTTTTACTGCGAGGGCCGGGGCTACCTGAAGAGCCGCGCGACGGTCTGCCACGAGATCTTCCGGGAGCTGCGCCGGAACCTCTCGGACATCCATGAGGAGATGGTGACCATCCAGACCCACCCCTCCGTGGTCGAATTGCTCTTGGAAGAAGAGAGTCCGGGCCTGGAGGAATGGGAACGCAAGACGGGCAAGAAGGCCGTGGTCAAGGCCCGGGAGGACTACCACCTGGAGCAGTTCGAGATCACCGAGGGAGCCGTCGGGGGGAGCCCGGCCAAGCCCGACGAAGCGATTGACAAAGACCGCCGGAGCGTCTAGAAAGCCCCTTCTTTTTAGCGGGGGATCGCTCCGCGCCTCCCCCGAACCCCCTGCAGGTTGCTGCGAAATAAGTTCGCCATCAACCTGCTGTAACTTAAGGTATTTTATGCACGCAGTCATCGAAACGGGCGGAAAGCAGTATCGGGTCAAGGTCGGCGACGAGATCGAGATCGAAAAACTCGAGACCAAGGCCGGCGACAAGGTCAATTTTCCGGTCCTCTTGATCGAGGACGGGGAGTCGATCAAGCTGGGCAAGCCCGTCTTGGAGGGCGCCGCCGTCGCCGGAGAAATCCTGGACCAGACCAAGGGGCCGAAGCTGATCGCCTACACCTACCGCAAGAGGAAATCCTCGGAGCGCAAGGTCGGCCACCGGCAACCGCTGACGCTGGTTAAAATTACTGATATAAAGGGTTAATACACCAAGGCTTCGCCTTGGTGCGATTCAATCTTGGATTTTTAAGGAGTTCATCGTGGCGACTAAAAAAGGCGGAGGCTCCACCTCCAACGGACGCGATTCCAACGGCCAGCGGCGCGGCATCAAGCGTTACGCGGGCCAGGCCGTGAACGCGGGCACCATCCTGGTCCGCCAGCGCGGAACGCAGATCCACCCGGGCCAGAACGTCGGCGTCGGCCGCGATTGGACCATCTACGCGAAGGTCGACGGGATCGTGAAGTACGAGGCCTTTGGACCGACGAAAAGAAAAGTCAGCGTCTACCCGCAGTAACCCCCTATGAAATTCATCGACGAGGCGCGCATCTTCGTCAAAGGCGGAGACGGCGGCCACGGCTGCGTCTCGTTCCGGCGGGAGAAGTACGTCCCGCGCGGCGGGCCGAACGGCGGGGACGGCGGGCGGGGCGGGAACGTGATCTTCCGCTCGGACACCGGCCTCTTCACCCTCCTCGACTTCAAGTACAAGCGCCATTTCGAGGCGGAACG
This bacterium DNA region includes the following protein-coding sequences:
- a CDS encoding Rne/Rng family ribonuclease: MSNELIVNVTPTETRIARLEGGQISELIVERLQDAGLVGNIYKGKIVRVLPGMQAAFAEIGLERTAFLYVTDIAPELAIEEMMAGEEESPPPDRPRFEKRSNRQIPQIQDLVREGQDVVVQIAREPIGTKGARLTSHISLPGRFLVYMPTVNHIGVSRRIPDEGERTRLKNLIEKLRPEVNASGGFIARTMAEGATLKDVKQDMEYLTKLWQDIDAKKNDVKAPALLHRDLSVVHRAVRDLFTPDIDRILIDDKREMEKVKSFIETFLPRAGNFIQYYDGPEPIFDACGIEVEISRALGKKVWLKSGGYIIVEETEALIAIDVNTGKFVGKRNLEDTILKTNLEAVKEIAYQLRLRDLGGIIILDFIDMERPANREKVYQALKDALKSDRSKTTITKITDLGLVEMTRKRTRESLSRLLCETCFYCEGRGYLKSRATVCHEIFRELRRNLSDIHEEMVTIQTHPSVVELLLEEESPGLEEWERKTGKKAVVKAREDYHLEQFEITEGAVGGSPAKPDEAIDKDRRSV
- the rplU gene encoding 50S ribosomal protein L21, whose product is MHAVIETGGKQYRVKVGDEIEIEKLETKAGDKVNFPVLLIEDGESIKLGKPVLEGAAVAGEILDQTKGPKLIAYTYRKRKSSERKVGHRQPLTLVKITDIKG
- the rpmA gene encoding 50S ribosomal protein L27, producing the protein MATKKGGGSTSNGRDSNGQRRGIKRYAGQAVNAGTILVRQRGTQIHPGQNVGVGRDWTIYAKVDGIVKYEAFGPTKRKVSVYPQ